GATAGCTCCTCGGGCGCCGCGCCAAAGCGGCGTTGGATGTCAGGGGATGGGTTCGGGTGATCGGGTCTCGAGCGGGATGGAGGTCAGCCTGGCGCCGCGCTCGCCGCGCGTCAGCACCAGCTTGCGGTCGTGCAGCGCCTCCAGGCCCGGGCGCAGGCCGACGCTGATCAGGGTCGAGCCGTCGAGGGCCGCGGCCAGCACCGCCATCAGCCGGGCTTCGCCCGGTTCGTCGAGCGCGCTGGTTGCGCCGTCGAGAATGACCAGGTCGGGCTTCTGGACCAGGAGCCGCGCCACGGCGAGGCGCTGGCGCTCGCCATTGGACAGGATCTGCTCCCAGCGCTCGGCCTCGCCGAGCCGGGCCTCGAGATAGCCGAGGCCGACCTGGACCAGCGCCTCGCTCAGCACGGCGTCGTCGACTTCGGCCGTCTGGGCCGGATAGAGCAGCGCCGCACGCAAGGTGCCGGCCGGCAGATAGGCCCGCTGCGGCACGAAGGCGACGGCGCCGCCGGCCGGCAGCGCGATGACGCCCGAGCCCCAGGGCCAGAGCCCGGCCAGCGCCCTGACCAGCGTCGACTTGCCGGAGCCGCTCTCGCCCGAGATCATGACCTTTTCGCCGGGCTCGATGCGCACCGAGATCTGGTCGATCAGCACCTGGCCCGCGCGGTCGGCAATGGTCAGTTCGTCGAGCCGGACGACGCCCGAAACCGAGGGCGCCAGGACCACGCCGCCAGTGTGGTTCTCGTCGAAACCGCCGTCGATATCGTGGATAGCATTGGTCAGGTCGGTGACACGCTGCATCGAGGCGTAACACTGGGCGATCGCCCGGTAATTGTCGACCAGCCAGGCGATCGCCAGCTGCACCTGCAGAAAGGCGCCGGCGAGCTGGGTCACCTGGCCGAGCGTGAAATCGCCGGACAGATATTTCGGCGCCGCCAGCAACAGCGGCAGCACCGGGATGAACACGCCGTTCGAATTGGTCAGCCAGGTGATCCGGCCGTGCCGGCTGACCACATTCAGCCAACGCCCGACCAGATCGGCATAGGTCGCGCCGAGTGCGCGCCGCTCGTCGGCTTCGCCACGGATCAGCGCGACGCTTTCGCTGTTTTCGCGCAGCCGCGTCAATTCGAAGCGGAGTTTCGCCTCGCCCTCGTTGCGGCGCGCCACCGCGCCCGGCAGCGATCGGCCGATCCACAACATCAGGCAGGACATCACCACGCCGTAGACGACCGCCGCCAGCACCAGATAGCCCGGGATGACGAAGCTGCCCTCGCCGACATGAA
This portion of the Phreatobacter stygius genome encodes:
- a CDS encoding ABC transporter ATP-binding protein/permease codes for the protein MASPAPGAAHEGLDRKVVSDFFALAAGWWSGATARRAWFLTAALAALLVVNVGINFLVNTWNRRFFDALENSETATVAWAVLVFFGLVFCAAAVGVGVVMSRETLQVRWREWLIGTLLDRWIGRQRYYRMGLAGTEPANPEYRIADDTRMATEPIVDFAIGLLSSVVSALTFVGVLWVVGGSLTVHVGEGSFVIPGYLVLAAVVYGVVMSCLMLWIGRSLPGAVARRNEGEAKLRFELTRLRENSESVALIRGEADERRALGATYADLVGRWLNVVSRHGRITWLTNSNGVFIPVLPLLLAAPKYLSGDFTLGQVTQLAGAFLQVQLAIAWLVDNYRAIAQCYASMQRVTDLTNAIHDIDGGFDENHTGGVVLAPSVSGVVRLDELTIADRAGQVLIDQISVRIEPGEKVMISGESGSGKSTLVRALAGLWPWGSGVIALPAGGAVAFVPQRAYLPAGTLRAALLYPAQTAEVDDAVLSEALVQVGLGYLEARLGEAERWEQILSNGERQRLAVARLLVQKPDLVILDGATSALDEPGEARLMAVLAAALDGSTLISVGLRPGLEALHDRKLVLTRGERGARLTSIPLETRSPEPIP